GTTCGCTCGCTACCGCGACCTGTGGGAGTACGTCGAAACCGAAGGCCAGTGGGAAGCCCGTATCGACGAACAGTACCACACGCTGCAAGTCCTCGCGCGGGAGAGCGGTATCGACCCGGAAACGTTCGGGAACTACTTCCACCGCGACGACACGGTGTTGACACCTGTTCGACTTCGCCACAAATCGCCCACGGTCGAATGGCGCGCACCCGACACTGCGCTCCCGAGCCAAATCGTTCGGCTCGTAAGTGAAATGACGAATCTCCTTCAACAAACCGAGTACAAGGAGGTGACTATCGGAGAAACCGGCGTGCGGACGGAAGAAATCGGGATACCACCGTATGCAGAACTGCGCGAACTCAGCGAAGAGGCCATCAAGGAGGGCGTTGCATCGCTCCGCGTGCAGGATTATCTGACCACGATGGGCTTCGATGTCTCGCGTTATCACCCGATTTCACAGCGTATCGAAAACGGCTGGACGCTTCCCCGCGAGGAGGCGCTCCGACTCCGACGCGAGTACGCAGACGAGTTCGAAAAGGACGTCGAAGCACTGCTCGGAAATGCGTAAATCGCTCGGGAACGGAAAAAGTGCCGCTCGAAACCAACACTGTTGGCTAAGCGGTTAGTTCGACTCCGACCGGAATCCGCTGACCACGTCGAGCCACGAGATGAAAACGAACGCGCCGATGAGCGCGGTCGTCGTTCCCCCGAACAGGGTTGCCATCCGTTCGGTGATGTGCTCTCGTTCACTAACTTCGATGCGATACACGAGGTCACCGTCGATGACGAACGAATTTCGAAGTTGGTCGGAGGGTTCTTCTTCCATTTCGTACGACTCTTGTAGTTTCGCGCGTCCGAATGCGAGTCGCGCCTCGTCGGAAAGTTCGCCATACTGCACCGACGAAGAGCGCACGCCCGGTTCGTTTTCGTTCACCTGTTCGACGGTGAGCGTGTACGTCGTGGCGCTTTGCGGCGGCTGGAGGAGTGCGTAGCCGGTGAGGACGAGTCCGGCAACGAGCAGGAGCGTCGCAAGCAGTTGAATGACGAGTCCGTCGGACCGCATCTGATGTTAGTTTTCGTGCAGTGTGGTGACTTAAAGGGTTTCCATCCGTCCGCCGGAGAAAGAAACGGGGAGCAAAAAACGGACGATAAAAACGAATAGCAAGAACGCGGGAGCGTGAAAATCGAAGGTCGGTCGATTATCGGTGCGACGGCAGTACGTCCTCTACCGGATAGAGGTCTTCGCGGATACCCGAGCCATCACAATCTTCGTTCGGGCATCGATACCGCCAGCCGTCGTCGGTCGCCGTATCCGCCTCGAAACGCTCCCCACACTCCCTGCAGAAGAGCCGGTCGATGTCAGTTGCGCGCTCCCGACTTGCAAGTTCAGGCTGCATACTTACCCATTCACAGTCCTCAATCATAGAACCTACGCTTTTCGGCGGGTGACATGGGTGACACCGGGTTACCTGTGCGTTAGCGAGCCGTTTAGTGGGTGGCGTCCGTCGGTCAGTCCATGGAAAAGCAGACCCTGACGAGCCTGTGTGACCTGCCACCGAGCGCAAAGCTCGTGTTCAAAGTGTTAGAATACAGTGGTGCCCACACACAGAAAGAAATCGTCGAGCGGTCACGGCTGTCGGCGCGAACCGTCAGGAGTGCGCTAGAGAATTTGACGGAAGTCGGTGCCGTCACGGAAGAAGTGTACATTCCGGACGCCCGTCAGCGACTCTACCGATTGGACGATAGCCGCGACTGGGAACAGGTGAGCTGTCTGGAAAAAGCGCCGGTGTAGGAAAAGTCGGATAGATATCAGTGGAGTTCTTCTACGCCCGTCTTCCAACCGAGGTGAGCCAGTTCGGTCTGTCGCCGGTCAGCAGATAGAGACCAACTCCGAGCAGTACGAGTGGAAGGACAACCGTGAGAAACCATCCGACGAGTCCCGTGTCGGAAGTGAGGGCGTTCGCAATAAGCAAGAACGCGACGCCGGGCGTCGCCAGCAGCAGCAGGCCGATGAGGACAGCACGGGCGAGGCTGAGACTTGTTCGGGAGAGCATACTGGATGGTACGGAGCATAATTGTAAAATAAGTTTTGTTTTCACCATCCTGTCTCGTAGGTGTGAAAGAAACATCGATTAGGCAGCGGTGCAACGAGACGAACGCATGAACACCCGACGGGTCAAAACGCTCCTCTTCGTCGCGTTCGGCGCGCTGTTCGTCGCCGTCGGCGGGGTCATTTTCTCGAACCTTCGGACAGTTTCCGGCCCGTACGGTCAGCGGGTTCTCATCGTCGCAGGAATCATCTGTTGTTCGATGGGACTCGTCTTCTTCGCGCTCTGTTTGGACGAGTATCGAAGCGACGGCTAGCGCGAAAACTCCACGACCTCAATTCCCGACGTTCCAAAGTCGTTCATGGCGTCGAGTCTGTCCGGTACGTTCTCCAACGAAACCGTCTTGCTGACCAGTTTTCCGGGCGAAAGCACGTCCCGGTCGAGCATCCGAAGGAGTTCACCGTACCGAGTTTGTGGCATCCCGCGCGACCCGAGGAAGGTGATTTCGCGCATCGTCATCGCGTCGGTCGGCAGAGACACTTCACCCCGTTCCGCGTCGGTGGTCAAACCCAGTTGGACGTGCTGTCCGCGCTCTCGGAGACAGTCGATGGAGTTTCGACAGGTTTCCGCGATACCCAGCGCGTCCACCGAGACGTGCGCACCACCTTCGCCGACGCGATTGCGGATTTCTGCCGGAACGTCCGCCGAATCGGCGTGCGCCGATTCGGCCTGAATCGTCTCGTCCGCGCCCAGTTCCCTCGCGGTGGCGAGTTTGTCGTCGTCCAAATCGACCGCGACGACGTTCGCGCCGAGGGCGTCCGCGACGTGAACCGCGGAGAGACCGACGCCGCCACAGCCGTGTACCGCGACCCAGTCGCCCGGCGTGAGGTCTGCACGGTGGGCGAGCGCGTGATAAGCCGTTACGAACCGACAGCCGAGTCCCGCCATCTCGACAGAAGAGACGTTTTCAGGGAGATGAACCGCATTGTAGTCGGCGTAGGGGACGTGCACCTGTTCGGCGAACGCGCCGGGCGCGTCCGCCTCGAAACCGAGCGAAATCCCGTTTTCACAGACGTTTCCGTGGCCGTTCTGGCAAAATTCGCAGTGGCCGCGCCCGAGGTTGAACGGCACCGCGATTCGGTCGCCCTGTTCGATGCCGCGCACCTGTTCGCCGGTAGCGATGACGGTGCCTGCCGGTTCGTGACCGAGAATCTGGCCGATTGGCACTCGGTCGTCGGCCCACTCGCCGTGGCCCTGCCACGCGTGCCAGTCGCTTCGGCAGATGCCGCAGGCTTCGGTTTCGACGACGACGCCGTGCGGTTCCGGGTCGGGGTTCGGGACATCCTCGATGGAAAGCGGTTCGCCATAGGCTTTCAGCACTGCGGCGCGCATGTGTAATCGGTTCGGGTGGCACGGGATTAAATCGGTGGGGAGCGGCAAATCAGGATTGCAGAGATAATCAGGATTACGGAGAGAGATTCAGATTGACGGATAAAGCGAGAAATCGTGCTGTCAAAATCCTGTGAAAGGGTGGCACAACTGTTTTTGTCGCTGAGAGTGAAGAACATAGAGTACGGGGGAACGGGAGATGCCAGACAAGCCACACCAGAACCTAGCGATTATCGGTCACGTAGACCACGGAAAATCGACGTTGGTCGGACGCCTCCTCTTCGAAACGGGAAGCGTTCCCGAGCACGTCATCGAACAGCACAAGAAAGAAGCGGAGGAGAAGGGCAAGGGCGGATTCGAGTTCGCCTACGTGATGGACAACCTCGCGGAGGAGCGTGAACGAGGGGTAACCATCGACATCGCGCATCAGGAGTTCGACACGGACGAATACTACTTCACCATCGTGGACACGCCGGGGCACCGCGACTTCGTGAAGAACATGATTACCGGTGCGAGCCAAGCCGACAACGCAGTCCTCGTCGTCGGCGCGGACGACGGCGTCCAGCCACAAACGCAGGAACACGTCTTCCTCGCGCGGACGCTTGGCATCGGCGAACTCATCGTCGCCGTGAACAAGATGGATTCGGTCGATTACGACGAAGACCGCTACCGCGAGGTCGTCGCGGAAGTGAAAGATCTGCTGAATCAAGTGCGGTTCAATACGGAGGACGCCGAGTTCATCCCGATTTCGGCGTTGGAAGGCGACAACGTCGTAGATCAAAGCGACAATACGCCGTGGTACGACGGCCGGGTCATCCTCGAAGCACTGAACAACCTGCCGGAGCCGGAGCCGCCGACCGACGCGCCGCTCCGCCTGCCGATTCAGGACGTGTACACGATTTCCGGCATCGGAACGGTGCCGGTGGGCCGCGTCGAAACGGGAATCCTGAACGTCGGCGAATCGGTGTCGTTCCAACCGAGCGACGTGAGCGGAGAAGTGAAAACCATCGAGATGCACCACGAGGAAGTGCCGGAGGCCCAACCCGGCGACAACGTCGGGTTCAACGTCCGCGGCGTCGGCAAAAACGACATCCGTAGGGGCGACGTCGCTGGCCCGGCGGACGACCCGCCGAAGGTCGCGGACACGTTCAAAGCCCAAATCGTCGTGATGCAACACCCCTCGGTTATCACCTCGGGGTACACGCCGGTCTTCCACGCGCACACGGCGCAGGTTGCCTGCACCATCGAAGCACTCGACCAGAAAATCAATCCTGCCAGCGGCGAAGTCGAGGAGGAACATCCAGACTTCATCCAGAGCGGAGACGCCGCCGTCGTAACCGTCAGGCCGCAGAAACCGCTCTCAATCGAACCGTCGTCGGATATTCCCGAACTCGGCAGTTTCGCAGTGCGGGACATGGGCCAGACGATTGCCGCGGGGCGAGTACTGGAAGTGAACGAAAAGTAAGCAGTTCGGCGCGGGACAATCAGTTCGCTCCGACATTCACATCGAATTCGTTTTCGAACCGACTGCGAACATCTCGAATCGTTTCTCGATTTCCGTCGGGAGCGTCGTTCTCGACCCGTGAAAGCGCAGTAGCGATCATTTCCGCCTCTCGCTCCGAAAACGTCACCATTTCGGAACTCGTGTCCGAGAAGAACCCCTCGCCGTACTGTTCGAACAGCACGTCGGTCGATTCGTCCTCCTCGAAGCCGAACTCCTCCTTTAGGTGTTCGCGGACGTTCAACGCCTGCTCGTCGGGCGTTCCGCCTCGCGTTCGATGTTCCGAAAGCGCCGAAATGACGACCCGTGCCTCGGGTCGAGTCAGTTCGAGCGATTCGTTGTTCGAGTGTGACATCCACGGGAGTTCATCCCCGATGTCCCTAAACCGACCGGCCAAATTCGCACCAAACCGTACTGCCTTTAACCGCTACTAACCTACGAAATCCCGTGCAGAACGTC
The nucleotide sequence above comes from Haladaptatus cibarius D43. Encoded proteins:
- a CDS encoding zinc-dependent alcohol dehydrogenase family protein, whose protein sequence is MRAAVLKAYGEPLSIEDVPNPDPEPHGVVVETEACGICRSDWHAWQGHGEWADDRVPIGQILGHEPAGTVIATGEQVRGIEQGDRIAVPFNLGRGHCEFCQNGHGNVCENGISLGFEADAPGAFAEQVHVPYADYNAVHLPENVSSVEMAGLGCRFVTAYHALAHRADLTPGDWVAVHGCGGVGLSAVHVADALGANVVAVDLDDDKLATARELGADETIQAESAHADSADVPAEIRNRVGEGGAHVSVDALGIAETCRNSIDCLRERGQHVQLGLTTDAERGEVSLPTDAMTMREITFLGSRGMPQTRYGELLRMLDRDVLSPGKLVSKTVSLENVPDRLDAMNDFGTSGIEVVEFSR
- a CDS encoding glutamate-cysteine ligase family protein, which encodes MKIGVEAEYWIIDESGELATETGELLNELLDVSEYVVPEFVAPLIEVQTAPVSGAEELRREFGRTLQTVCDVAEDRGLSLVPLGTPLTRESLEITSERGRLLQSMYGDDMEYAMNCAGTHVHFDRGNVVRQLNLLTALDPALALVCSSPYISGNRMACSSRAAVYRYESHTTFARYRDLWEYVETEGQWEARIDEQYHTLQVLARESGIDPETFGNYFHRDDTVLTPVRLRHKSPTVEWRAPDTALPSQIVRLVSEMTNLLQQTEYKEVTIGETGVRTEEIGIPPYAELRELSEEAIKEGVASLRVQDYLTTMGFDVSRYHPISQRIENGWTLPREEALRLRREYADEFEKDVEALLGNA
- the tuf gene encoding translation elongation factor EF-1 subunit alpha, which encodes MPDKPHQNLAIIGHVDHGKSTLVGRLLFETGSVPEHVIEQHKKEAEEKGKGGFEFAYVMDNLAEERERGVTIDIAHQEFDTDEYYFTIVDTPGHRDFVKNMITGASQADNAVLVVGADDGVQPQTQEHVFLARTLGIGELIVAVNKMDSVDYDEDRYREVVAEVKDLLNQVRFNTEDAEFIPISALEGDNVVDQSDNTPWYDGRVILEALNNLPEPEPPTDAPLRLPIQDVYTISGIGTVPVGRVETGILNVGESVSFQPSDVSGEVKTIEMHHEEVPEAQPGDNVGFNVRGVGKNDIRRGDVAGPADDPPKVADTFKAQIVVMQHPSVITSGYTPVFHAHTAQVACTIEALDQKINPASGEVEEEHPDFIQSGDAAVVTVRPQKPLSIEPSSDIPELGSFAVRDMGQTIAAGRVLEVNEK
- a CDS encoding HVO_2901 family zinc finger protein; the protein is MQPELASRERATDIDRLFCRECGERFEADTATDDGWRYRCPNEDCDGSGIREDLYPVEDVLPSHR
- a CDS encoding helix-turn-helix domain-containing protein; this encodes MEKQTLTSLCDLPPSAKLVFKVLEYSGAHTQKEIVERSRLSARTVRSALENLTEVGAVTEEVYIPDARQRLYRLDDSRDWEQVSCLEKAPV